A region from the Actinoplanes sp. OR16 genome encodes:
- a CDS encoding DUF742 domain-containing protein: MTSFPYAGSHRPSDSDEDPVVRPFMLTGGRTQPLHDGLRIETLIRAAPAALSAPLRFEAMRTVELCQRPMSVADLAVALRAPLGVARVIIGDLLSQGFLSIQDQPGELSTSVIERIRDRVRAL; encoded by the coding sequence ATGACCTCCTTCCCCTACGCCGGCTCGCACCGGCCCTCCGACTCCGACGAGGATCCGGTGGTCCGCCCGTTCATGCTGACCGGCGGGCGTACCCAGCCGCTGCACGACGGCCTGCGGATCGAGACGCTGATCCGGGCGGCGCCGGCCGCGCTCTCGGCGCCGCTGCGCTTCGAGGCGATGCGGACCGTCGAGCTCTGTCAGCGGCCGATGTCGGTCGCCGACCTCGCGGTGGCGTTGCGGGCGCCGCTCGGCGTGGCGCGGGTGATCATCGGCGACCTGCTCTCCCAGGGCTTCCTCAGCATCCAGGACCAGCCCGGCGAACTCTCCACGAGTGTGATCGAAAGGATCAGGGATCGTGTCCGGGCCCTCTAA
- a CDS encoding ABC transporter substrate-binding protein has protein sequence MRRWSSLVLGLAMVAGCSNSEAAVSPAPGVAATPRCGTVNIAVNPWSGYAANAAVVGYLLESELGCTVATQELSEISSWAGIADGSVDVILENWGHDEEKKKYIDNKKVAVELGLTGNKGVIGWYVPAWMTKAYPDITDWTRLNEYADLFRTEESGEKGQFLGGDPGFVTNDATLIENLELDYTVVYAGSEEKLITAFRKAQSRKTPLLGYFYEPQWLLSDVKLVRVPLPAYKVGCDADKDEIACDYQSYDLDKIGRKAFVDSGNPAAAFIKNWTWTNDDQNQVARDMTQNGLSATQAAKKWADAHRATWEKWLP, from the coding sequence ATGAGACGCTGGTCCTCCCTGGTCCTCGGCCTCGCCATGGTGGCGGGATGCTCGAACAGCGAGGCGGCCGTCTCGCCCGCGCCGGGCGTGGCCGCCACCCCTCGCTGCGGAACCGTCAACATCGCGGTCAACCCCTGGTCCGGGTACGCCGCCAATGCCGCGGTCGTCGGGTACCTGCTGGAGTCGGAACTCGGCTGCACGGTCGCCACCCAGGAGCTGAGCGAGATCAGCTCGTGGGCCGGCATCGCCGACGGCAGCGTCGACGTGATCCTGGAGAACTGGGGCCACGACGAGGAGAAGAAGAAGTACATCGACAACAAGAAGGTCGCGGTCGAGCTCGGCCTGACCGGCAACAAGGGCGTGATCGGCTGGTACGTGCCGGCGTGGATGACGAAGGCGTACCCGGACATCACCGACTGGACCAGGCTCAACGAGTACGCCGACCTGTTCCGCACCGAGGAGTCCGGTGAGAAGGGGCAGTTCCTCGGCGGCGACCCCGGGTTCGTCACGAACGACGCCACGCTGATCGAGAATCTGGAACTGGACTACACCGTCGTCTACGCCGGCAGCGAGGAGAAGCTGATCACGGCGTTCCGGAAGGCGCAGTCCAGGAAGACACCGCTGCTCGGCTACTTCTACGAGCCGCAGTGGCTGCTCTCCGACGTGAAGCTCGTCCGGGTCCCGCTGCCGGCGTACAAGGTGGGCTGCGACGCCGACAAGGACGAGATCGCGTGCGACTACCAGTCGTACGACCTCGACAAGATCGGTCGCAAGGCGTTCGTCGACTCGGGCAACCCGGCGGCGGCGTTCATCAAGAACTGGACGTGGACGAACGACGATCAGAACCAGGTGGCGCGGGACATGACCCAGAACGGCCTGTCGGCGACACAGGCGGCGAAGAAATGGGCCGATGCCCACCGTGCGACCTGGGAGAAATGGCTTCCCTGA
- a CDS encoding roadblock/LC7 domain-containing protein yields MSVDTAADRHQFNWLLGNFVHQTDGVRDAVAVSSDGLLIAGSDGLNRAEADQLAAIVSSLASLARSASRRYDFDGLKLIMIEMHRGFLLVSVIAGGSCLGVVAGSDCDLGLVGYEISLLTERFGSLLTPALIAESRQHLPL; encoded by the coding sequence ATGAGCGTTGACACGGCGGCGGATCGGCACCAATTCAATTGGCTGCTCGGCAATTTCGTGCACCAGACCGACGGCGTCCGCGACGCCGTGGCGGTCTCCTCCGACGGACTGCTCATCGCCGGCTCGGACGGCCTGAACCGGGCCGAGGCGGACCAGCTCGCCGCGATCGTCTCCAGTCTGGCGAGCCTGGCCCGCAGCGCGTCGCGCCGCTACGACTTCGACGGCCTGAAGCTCATCATGATCGAGATGCACCGGGGCTTCCTGCTGGTCTCGGTGATCGCCGGCGGCAGCTGCCTCGGCGTGGTGGCCGGCAGCGACTGCGACCTGGGCCTGGTCGGCTACGAGATCTCGCTGCTCACCGAGCGATTCGGCAGCCTGCTCACCCCGGCCCTGATCGCAGAGTCCAGGCAACATCTGCCGCTATGA
- a CDS encoding ATP/GTP-binding protein, whose protein sequence is MVSGPSNPIAVKIVISGGFGVGKTTFVGAISEIEPLVTEAEMTERSIGIDDTSAVAGKTTTTVALDFGRITLDDALLLYLFGTPGQDRFAFLWDDLVDGALGAIVLVDTRRIEDSFPAIDYFEEHAIPFIIGVNRFTGAQRFVLDEVRDALGVGAGVPIVECDARDRESVKSVLVGLTEEVLIRRAARAGAAR, encoded by the coding sequence ATCGTGTCCGGGCCCTCTAACCCGATCGCCGTCAAGATCGTCATCAGCGGCGGTTTCGGTGTCGGCAAGACCACCTTCGTCGGCGCGATCTCGGAGATCGAGCCACTGGTGACCGAGGCCGAGATGACCGAGCGGTCGATCGGCATCGACGACACCTCCGCGGTCGCCGGCAAGACCACCACGACCGTGGCGCTCGACTTCGGCCGGATCACGCTCGACGACGCGCTGCTGCTCTACCTGTTCGGCACGCCCGGGCAGGACCGGTTCGCGTTCCTCTGGGACGACCTGGTCGACGGCGCGCTCGGGGCGATCGTGCTGGTCGACACCCGGCGCATCGAGGACTCGTTCCCGGCGATCGACTACTTCGAGGAGCACGCGATCCCGTTCATCATCGGCGTCAACCGGTTCACCGGGGCCCAGCGGTTCGTGCTCGACGAGGTCCGCGACGCCCTCGGGGTCGGCGCCGGCGTGCCGATCGTCGAGTGCGACGCTCGGGACCGCGAGTCGGTGAAGAGCGTCCTGGTCGGGCTCACCGAAGAGGTGCTGATCCGGCGCGCGGCGCGGGCGGGGGCGGCCCGATGA